A genomic window from Anopheles ziemanni chromosome X, idAnoZiCoDA_A2_x.2, whole genome shotgun sequence includes:
- the LOC131291194 gene encoding pyridoxal-dependent decarboxylase domain-containing protein 1, producing MKDGEVDNGGSDNPREVAGADGPLENVPAPPTEIAASIVRSSLAQIEIKASAILTRIEHVTGGVQTGGQSQSAPKPDVQSRSGSIKEPLPSKKSPREVMATLEDFLANLCGDDEQQDGCLPVLDEVSQLAVLQHSTAAYVRTLSRKQLLLLVERVRCETAYWLGKLFKFAMFHTAFYRDDAECTLQVLRIAYLHHQTELRAAVTETGPSGMSIYLSDKSELLPVVENTCRYMGWSQSCIRLVPSEQASDAADGIAGRMNLNALESMIEADLGYDIRPMMVIGTVGSATTGASDDLEKLIAICASHRVWLHCHGYGLAALVLTKHWVGKPHPRLSRVHPFQNISPPQMTTQPNSMTLSLDAWLGVIGVPSVLVHKSPNDPGWFQGVSTVFDSDPVLSTRISSLSVWSALEVLGADQLAERIFSAFDSCQELCKMLLQFDGIHVVTKPMFYESSESYRKILMQAYDYETLFGQAVPIVLFQFDGHGSSRSHSEQSAEAEEEGEAKEQEERENEEGAAALPAEDVGIRKNRSNAQYYDRLNSWFGQNLVQDAPQLNVTVMEHEVYGTVIRYCPFGTGYAEQLPRTTETLLGIERSLETHIEILRSTVLHRVRFQQLVAESSVLRLVELHDWAGLGVVHYVPEGWESLGTDQAKDYLNKLNQALVEALQATDSAFSQGESSEGLICVKFGMVMSETDVDELLELVIQTARSVQEKSKVFDTMTEILKKGIEAATIDLQREAEEKLRQEGILRQMPLVGRVVNWWAPPSKETGMKGRSLNLTQGVVESTENIYKYHMQMTPQTSNQLPGNKGPPAPLVQKPISPDQRQQQPAQQPPAANQQQVESAQHSRNASSSSELSGRGVATGTTPPVLIKLPTRKPMMPLVQQMQQVQLQQQPPSSPPQQDSQDRVTSSTP from the exons ATGAAGGACGGCGAAGTGGATAATGGTGGCAGCGACAATCCGCGGGAAGTTGCCGGAGCGGATGGCCCGCTGGAAAATGTTCCGGCACCGCCGACCGAAATAGCAGCCTCGATT GTACGCTCCAGCCTGGCACAGATAGAAATAAAAGCGTCCGCAATACTGACACGGATCGAGCACGTCACGGGTGGCGTGCAAACCGGTGGGCAAAGCCAGTCGGCACCGAAACCAGACGTGCAGTCGCGCTCGGGCTCGATAAAGGAACCGCTGCCGTCGAAGAAATCGCCCCGCGAGGTGATGGCAACGCTGGAGGACTTTCTCGCCAACCTGTGCGGTGACGACGAGCAGCAGGACGGCTGTCTGCCGGTGCTCGACGAAGTGTCCCAGCTGGCGGTGCTGCAGCATTCGACGGCGGCGTACGTACGTACCCTCAGCCGCAAGCAGCTGCTCCTACTGGTGGAACGGGTGCGGTGCGAAACCGCCTACTGGCTCGGGAAGCTGTTCAAATTCGCCATGTTCCACACCGCCTTCTATCGCGACGATGCCGAGTGCACGCTGCAGGTGCTGCGCATCGCGTACCTGCACCATCAGACCGAACTCCGTGCGGCGGTGACCGAGACGGGCCCGTCCGGCATGAGCATCTATCTGTCCGATAAGTCCGAGCTGCTGCCGGTGGTGGAGAATACCTGCCGCTACATGGGCTGGTCGCAGTCGTGCATTCGGCTCGTTCCGTCGGAGCAGGCGAGCGATGCCGCCGATGGCATTGCCGGTCGGATGAACCTCAACGCGCTGGAGAGCATGATCGAGGCGGACCTTGGGTACGACATCCGCCCGATGATGGTGATCGGCACCGTCGGGTCCGCGACGACCGGTGCTAGCGACGATCTCGAGAAGCTCATCGCCATTTGTGCCTCACATCGCGTATGGTTGCACTGCCATGGTTACGGGTTGGCCGCCCTGGTGCTCACCAAACATTGGGTAGGTAAACCCCACCCCCGCCTTTCTCGGGTGCATCCgtttcaaaacatttctcCTCCACAGATGACCACGCAACCCAACTCGATGACGCTCAGCCTCGACGCCTGGCTTGGCGTGATCGGCGTTCCGTCGGTGCTCGTGCACAAATCACCGAACGATCCGGGCTGGTTCCAGGGCGTGTCCACCGTGTTCGACAGCGATCCGGTGCTGTCGACGCGGATCTCCAGCCTGAGCGTGTGGTCGGCCTTAGAGGTGCTCGGCGCGGACCAGCTGGCCGAGCGTATCTTCTCCGCGTTCGACTCGTGCCAAGAGCTGTGCAAGATGCTGCTCCAGTTCGACGGCATCCACGTCGTG ACCAAACCGATGTTCTACGAATCGAGTGAATCATATCGGAAAATATTAATGCAAGCGTACGATTACGAG ACGTTGTTCGGACAAGCCGTGCCTATAGTGTTGTTCCAGTTTGATGGCCACGGCAGTTCGCGGAGCCACTCCGAGCAGTCCGCTGAGGCCGAGGAGGAGGGAGAGGCGAAGGAGCAGGAGGAGAGGGAGAACGAAGAAGGAGCGGCTGCGTTGCCGGCGGAAGACGTCGGCATCAGAAAGAACCGCTCGAACGCACAGTACTACGATCGGCTGAATAGTTGGTTCGGGCAGAATCTGGTGCAGGACGCGCCCCAGCTGAACGTGACGGTGATGGAGCACGAGGTGTACGGCACGGTCATCCGCTACTGTCCGTTCGGGACCGGCTACGCCGAGCAGCTGCCACGCACGACCGAGACGCTGCTCGGCATCGAGCGCTCGCTCGAGACGCACATCGAAATCCTGCGCTCCACCGTCCTGCACCGGGTGCGCTTCCAGCAGCTGGTGGCCGAGAGCAGCGTGCTCCGGCTGGTCGAGCTGCACGACTGGGCCGGGCTCGGCGTTGTGCATTACGTGCCTGAGGGCTGGGAGTCGCTCGGCACCGACCAGGCGAAGGACTACCTGAACAAGCTCAACCAGGCGCTGGTCGAGGCGCTCCAGGCAACCGACAGCGCCTTCTCCCAGGGCGAGAGCAGCGAGGGGTTAATCTGTGTTAA ATTCGGCATGGTGATGAGCGAAACGGACGTGGACGAGCTGCTGGAGCTGGTGATACAGACGGCGCGCTCGGTGCAAGAAAAATCCAAGGTCTTCGACACGATGACCGAGATACTGAAGAAGGGCATCGAGGCGGCTACGATCGATCTGCAGCGCGAGGCGGAGGAGAAGCTCCGGCAGGAGGGTATCCTGCGCCAGATGCCGCTGGTCGGGCGGGTGGTCAACTGGTGGGCCCCGCCGTCCAAGGAGACGGGCATGAAGGGCCGCAGCCTCAACCTCACGCAGGGTGTCGTCGAGAGTACGGAGAATATTTACAA gtACCACATGCAGATGACGCCACAAACGTCGAACCAGCTGCCCGGCAATAAGGGTCCCCCGGCACCGTTGGTTCAGAAACCGATCAGTCCCGACCAGCGCCAGCAGCAACCGGCGCAACAGCCACCCGCTGCTAACCAACAGCAGGTCGAGTCGGCTCAGCATTCGCGCAATGCCAGTTCGAGCAGTGAGCTGTCCGGTCGGGGTGTCGCTACCGGCACCACGCCACCCGTGCTCATCAAGCTGCCGACCCGAAAGCCGATGATGCCTCTCGTACAGCAGATGCAGCAGGTGCAATTGCAGCAGCAACCACCATCATCGCCACCGCAGCAGGACTCTCAGGATCGGGTGACCAGCTCCACGCCGTAG